The following coding sequences lie in one Synechococcus sp. PCC 7336 genomic window:
- a CDS encoding LysE family translocator has translation MEISMTFGNAAALFGAMFVLATIPGPSVFTVVARTIASGFSHGLTTVLGIVVGDLIFIILAVLGLWSFSEMMSGLFVLIKYCGSAYLIWLGIELWRSKSQSVKIHKVAESSWLSNFLCGLLITLGDPKAILFYLSFLPAFLDLSSVSILDTGIIMVIAAIAVGGAKLGYAYMSDKSRLLLTSPRTKKGMNVTAGSVMIGTGVFLVTKT, from the coding sequence TGGCAATGCTGCTGCGTTATTCGGAGCCATGTTTGTTCTGGCTACGATCCCTGGCCCAAGTGTCTTCACTGTGGTGGCCAGAACAATTGCATCTGGATTTTCTCATGGCCTGACTACAGTTTTAGGGATCGTGGTTGGCGACTTAATATTCATTATATTGGCTGTCTTGGGTTTATGGTCTTTTTCTGAAATGATGAGTGGCCTATTTGTTTTGATAAAATACTGTGGAAGTGCTTATCTTATATGGCTAGGAATAGAGTTGTGGAGATCGAAATCACAGTCTGTTAAAATCCATAAAGTTGCAGAATCATCTTGGCTTTCTAATTTCTTGTGTGGACTTTTGATTACCCTAGGTGACCCAAAAGCAATTTTATTTTATTTAAGTTTTCTTCCCGCTTTTCTCGATCTGTCTAGTGTGTCCATTTTGGATACAGGCATCATTATGGTTATTGCAGCGATCGCAGTCGGCGGAGCAAAGCTAGGGTATGCCTATATGTCAGATAAATCTAGATTGCTTTTGACAAGCCCTAGAACAAAAAAGGGAATGAATGTGACTGCTGGTAGTGTAATGATTGGTACTGGCGTTTTTTTGGTTACAAAAACCTAG